A stretch of DNA from Amylolactobacillus amylophilus DSM 20533 = JCM 1125:
ATTGCAAACGCCGATTTGATCTTGGTCATCGACCATGGGCGGATTATCGAACAGGGTAATCATGAGGAGCTGATTGAAAAACACGGTGAATACTACCAGCTATACACCGGTAAGAAAGAATTAGACTAAATGCCAATTCCGAGAACGAAGATTTGCATGTTCCCCTTTTGTTTGCTAACCTAAGGGCGGGAATAAATGTTACAGAAATATTTCAGTGAGTAAATATATAAGCTAAGAGGTAGGTAACATGGCAACAAGGAAAAGTGCACGACACGCAGCACGAAAGAGCACCAAGAAGTACTATTTTCTTGGTGCGGTCCTTGGTATTCTCGCGATTTTATATGTTGGCTTTGGTGTCTTCTATGGCAGCCACTTCATGTCGGGGACAAAGGCCTATGGTGTGGAGCTCAGCGGGTTGACACAGAAGTCTGCCGAGCAAAAGGTCAAAGATAAGCTAGCCAATAAAAAATTTGTTTTGCGCGACAAAAAAGAGCAGGTAGCGGTGGCAACGGCTGCTTCTCTTGGTATCAAACAGAACTACCAGAAGCTAATCAGTGATAAGTTAGCTGCGCAGAATCCATGGACTTTTAACAAGGGGATTGAGGAGGTTCAGGCTGAAGACGACACGGCGTTTGATCAGGACAAGGTTAACCAGTTCGTTAATTCGCTGTTCCCCCAGATCAATAAGAACAGAACGGTCACAACCGACGCTTCCATTAAGAATCAGAACGGTAAATTTACCTTGGTTAAGGAAGTTCAGGGTAATAATTTCAGCGAAGATCAGGTGAGAGCAGCGGTTTCAGAGGCCGTCCAGAAGGGACAAAGTAATATTCAATTGAAGGATTACTATGTCAAACCGAAGCTTACAACGAAGAGCAGAGATCTAAAGGAAGCCATCACGAAACTAGATAAGATGGCCCAGGTAACAGTAACCTACCAGTTGGCGGGTCATACCATTCAGGTGCCACAGTCAACAGTAAAAACTTGGAGCGTCTACAGCGATGGTAAGGTGAGTGTGAACCAGAATGCGTTAGGGCAGTACCTCGCAAGCTTGAACAGCCAGTATGCGACCTTCGGCTCAACACGTTCGTTCCACTCTACCAAGCGAGGCGTGGTCCAGATTTCAACAGGTCTTTATGGTTGGAGTATCAATATCGCAGCTGAGGCAGCACAATTGACTGCCGATCTATTGGCTACAAAGAACGTCAGCCGGACGCCAGCAATCCAAGGATCTGGCTATCACAAGGACGGAACCGATATCGGTAATACCTATGTCGAGGTCGATAAGGTTAACCAACACATGTGGGTCTATGTTGATGGTGTTGAACAGATCTCTACAGACGTTGTAACTGGTAAGCCGGGTCAGGATACGCCCGTCGGTGTCTATAATGTCTGGGCGAAGCAAAGAAATGCCACGCTTCGTGGTAACAATGATGATGGCACCAAGTATGCATCACCGGTCAGCTACTGGATGCCGATCGACGATAATGGTGTGGGAATTCATGATTCACCATGGCAGCCCAAGTACGGCGGGGACTGGTACTTAGCTCACGGATCACACGGCTGTATTAACACGCCGCCCGCAACAATGGCTAAGCTCTATAATATCGTCGCGATTGGTACGCCCGTAATCGTGTTTTAGTAATGAGTTTTAATAAACGATTAAGAAAACAGCAAATTGCTGTTTTTTTTTGAATCTTAGCATGATTTAGATTATTCTTTTTAAGAGAATGCGATATTTCTGCTACACTTAAGTTGTTTTACGGCAGGATATCCTTATTTGCAGATTACTAGATTAATGAGGCATAAAAATGAAAATTTTAGTTGTTGATGATGATAAAGAAATTGTTGAATTACTCAGTATCTATCTAAATAACGAGGGCTACGAACCGGTGGCGGCATATTCAGGTAAGGAAGCAATCACAAAGTTGGCCACCATGAGTGACATCTCGCTGATGATTCTCGATATCATGATGCCCCACATGACGGGAATTGACGTGATCAAGGAAGTACGTAAGGACTCCGAGATTCCAATTATTGTGGTCTCCGCTAAGACCGGCGATATGGATAAGATTCAGGGGCTAATTACAGGAGCCGACGACTACGTGATTAAGCCATTTAACCCATTAGAAGTGATGGCTCGGGTCAAATCGCTTTTGCGTCGAAGCCAAAAGCAGGTGACGAATGACGAGCCGGATATCCTAGAGGTGGGCCCGCTGATTATCAACCGGGACTCCCATGAGGTGACCACTTTGACCGGCACTAAAATTCAGCTGACTGCTCTCGAATTTGGGATCTTGTATCTACTTGCTAGTCACCCTAACCGGGTCTTCTCGGCAGACGAGATTTTCGAACGGGTCTGGCAGCAAGAGAGCGTGGTCTCGGCAAAGACTGTCATGGTTCATGTAAGCCATCTGCGGGACAAAATTGAGGATGCTACAGAGGGTGAGAAAGTGATCGAAACTGTCTGGGGCGTGGGTTACAAAGTGGAGGTTTAATCTTTGAACAGAAAGAAGGTTAAGCTCACTGGTAAGGAGAAGAGCGAACTCTTTGGTGAAGGTGTTGTCACCGTCGTCCTTTTGTTGTTGCTAAATTTATCAATTTTGATTCTGATTAACTTAGCAATCTTGAATAATCAAGATCTGATTAACGGTATTTGGATTATTAAGCAGTCTATTTCTTTCGGTGAAGGATTCCACATATACAGTTGGCAGAACATCTTCGTCGGCTTTATGGCTATTACTGACCTGATTGTCCTTTATTGGCGGCTAATTCGCCGCTACCATCAGATGCAAATGAGACACGTAATTTCTGAGTTGCACTATATTGCCGAAGGAAACTTTGATCACCGCATCAATTTCTATGTGAAAACGGACCTGCAAAAGGTGATTGATAGTATTAACTCGCTTGTTGATAGCACCGTGGCTGCCATGCAAGAAGAGCGCCAGATTGAGCAGAGTAAGGACGACTTGGTGACGAATGTTAGTCATGATATTCGGACGCCACTCACCTCCATCATCGGCTACCTTGGGCTG
This window harbors:
- a CDS encoding L,D-transpeptidase family protein, producing the protein MATRKSARHAARKSTKKYYFLGAVLGILAILYVGFGVFYGSHFMSGTKAYGVELSGLTQKSAEQKVKDKLANKKFVLRDKKEQVAVATAASLGIKQNYQKLISDKLAAQNPWTFNKGIEEVQAEDDTAFDQDKVNQFVNSLFPQINKNRTVTTDASIKNQNGKFTLVKEVQGNNFSEDQVRAAVSEAVQKGQSNIQLKDYYVKPKLTTKSRDLKEAITKLDKMAQVTVTYQLAGHTIQVPQSTVKTWSVYSDGKVSVNQNALGQYLASLNSQYATFGSTRSFHSTKRGVVQISTGLYGWSINIAAEAAQLTADLLATKNVSRTPAIQGSGYHKDGTDIGNTYVEVDKVNQHMWVYVDGVEQISTDVVTGKPGQDTPVGVYNVWAKQRNATLRGNNDDGTKYASPVSYWMPIDDNGVGIHDSPWQPKYGGDWYLAHGSHGCINTPPATMAKLYNIVAIGTPVIVF
- a CDS encoding response regulator transcription factor, yielding MKILVVDDDKEIVELLSIYLNNEGYEPVAAYSGKEAITKLATMSDISLMILDIMMPHMTGIDVIKEVRKDSEIPIIVVSAKTGDMDKIQGLITGADDYVIKPFNPLEVMARVKSLLRRSQKQVTNDEPDILEVGPLIINRDSHEVTTLTGTKIQLTALEFGILYLLASHPNRVFSADEIFERVWQQESVVSAKTVMVHVSHLRDKIEDATEGEKVIETVWGVGYKVEV